From the Lacipirellulaceae bacterium genome, the window TCGAGGTGGGCATGCGTGAGCAGCACGGCATCCAGCTCGCCCGCTTTGAAGGGCGTGCCGGCCCAATTGAGCTCGCGCAGTTTCTTGACGCCTTGGAACATGCCGCAGTCGATGAGAACACGTGCGCCGTCGGCTTCGAGCAGGTATTTAGAACCGGTAACCGTCTGGGCGGCACCGTAGAAAGTCAGGTTGGCCATAGGGAGTTTATTGAGATTTGGCTCTGAGAAGTCGTTCAATCGAGTGCAATAGCATAGCCGGTTTGGCGGAGAGAATGAACAGAGGTTGTGAAACGAACTCCGCTGCGAACCGAGGGCTTGCGCCGACGGCTACTTTCTCCAGGTGATTCATCCTTAGCCGTGGGCGCAAGCCCTCGGTTAGTATCGGAGAACATATCATAAAATCCCGTGCAGCGGCTCACCCTTCGCTGCAAGCTGATCCACGCGTCGCGTGATTTGGGGGTCCTCGACCAACGGGGGAGCGTGATGTGGTTTAATGCGAGCGTCGAAGACGAGTGCTCCGGCGCATCCCCAGTGCTTGTTGACCGTGTTCGACGCGATGCCGTAGAGGTCGCTGGCCGGATTGGTACGGGTGAAGATCGTCCAGAGGAAGTTGCGGAGCGATTTGCTGACAAACTGGGTGTCGTCAACGACGACGATCCAGCGAAACTTGTTGATCGGGTCGGACTCGGAGTAGCTGTCAACGAATGCTTGCATCTGAGCGCGGGTCTCGTCACGAGTCGCCTGCCGCGCTTGCGTGGCCGCTTCGTAGTCGAACGAGGGGGCAGGACACGCGGGGCCTTCAACAGCAAGCACACCAGGCAGCGCAACCCTCGGGTTCCGAAAAGGAGCCGTCAGGCGTAAGCCGTCGGGTATTTCCGTCGCCAGCTCGTGTCGAGCAGGACCAACCGCAGCCATGACGACTTTCGAGCCAGAGTTAAAGCCATCACCGGAATAGTCAAGCGTGTCAATCGTCGTCGCGGTTTGGAAATGCAAATCACGTCGCCAATCAGCGCGTGCCAACAGGTGACGCAGGAAGGCTCCTTCGTCATGCAAGTCAAGTTGCGGATCGTCCGCTTGGTTGGCGATCAAGAGGAACTTCGCGAGCGAGAGTTGTCCTTGTCCGAGTATCGCGTGCGCCTGGGTGAGCAGTTCTTGCGGTGCTGGATTGTTTGGTTCGCCAGTGGCGGTCATCGGCATGTATCTTTCGCTTCCCATTGCGAGCAGCAGCGGATGCACACCTGCGGCATCGACAGCATGAACGCCGTGGACACCAGGAAGAACGGTAGGGATCAGCGGGCCGGTCATCTCGTGAATGAGTTGTCCAAAGATCGTATCTTCCTGCGGTGGACGACCAACGACGGTGAACGGCCAAATTGCGTCGTTGCGATGGTAGACGTGTTCGACCTTCATCACCGGGAAAGGATGCTGCAGGCTGTAGTAACCCAAGTGATCGCCAAAGGGTCCCTCGGGGAGCATCCGCTCAGGGTCGATGGTGCCAGTGATGCAGAAGTCGCACTCGGCATAAATCGCCGGGTGCTCGCCACGACGGATCATTCGTGAGCGACGACGATTGAGCGCTCCAGCAAAAGTCAGCTCGCTCATCCCCTCGGGCAGCGGCATGACGGCTGCGAGTGGCAAAGAAGGTGGTCCGCCTACGAAGATGTTCACGCGGAACGGTTTGCCAGTTTGTATCGCCGCTTGGTGATGGACACCGATGCTGCGATGAATCTGATAGTGCAGGCCGAGTTCTTGGTCAGGCTCGTACTGATTGCCGGCGATTTGGACGCGGTACATACCCAAGTTCGAGTTGTGCAAGTTCGGCTTGCGTGGGTCCTCAGAATAAACCGCCGGGAGCGTCACAAACGGCCCGCCATCCTCGGGCCAGCTTTGCAGTTGGGGAAGATTCGAGAGCGTTGTTTCGTTCTGCAAAATCGGCCCGGAGCGAACGTACTTCGGCAACATCGAGAGCGCGTAGAACGGAAGCTTCCAGTACTTCCAAGGCTTTTGCATTGCTGCGGGCGGATCAGCCTTCACTTCCACGAGCTGGCTGACCGCGGCGAGCCCGTCGCGAAAGATGTAGCGGGCGCGCTCGATGGTGCCGAACAAATTGCTCACCATCGGGAACTGGCAGCCGGTGACATTCGTGAAGAGCAGGGCAGGACCGCCTGCGGCAAACACGCGGCGCTGGATTTCTGCGGCCTCCAAATGGGCATCGATGGGAGCGTCGACGCGGACCAACTCGCCCTGCCCCTCGAGGTCAGTGACGCATTGGCGGAGGCTGCGGTATCCCATCGGTGATTCTTCGCTAATGCTTGCAGGTTAGTAGGATGGGGCAGTGTCGCACTTTTGAACCGCCGGTTGTCCTTAGAAATAACGTCTCATTCGTTTGCTGCACCACGCGGAGCGTGGTGTTACTGTAACTCCACGCTCCGCGTGGAGAAACTCCCTTTGGGCTTTCTTCACGGGTGTGTTCAGGCGACAATGGAGAGCTTGCCTTGAGTACCAGAGCCCCTAGCAAGCGCCGGGGGCAAGTTTCTCGTTTCGCTTCCTACAGTTATCGCATGTCCACCGCCTCGCCTCAGACTGGTTCTTCCTCTTCGAAGCCGCGCCCCAAGGGTGCGGTCGATCCGCAGCTTGTGCGGAATTTTTCGATCGTTGCTCATATCGACCACGGCAAGAGCACCCTTGCTGACCGGCTGCTCGAAGTGACGGGGACCGTGAGCAAGCGGGAGATGAAAGAGCAGTTGCTTGACGACATGGAACTCGAACGGCAACGAGGCATCACGATCAAGTCGCGTGCCGTTTCCATGAAGTACGAGCACGAAGGGAAAGAGTACGAGCTGAATCTCATCGACACGCCGGGGCACGTGGACTTTCAGTACGAAGTGTCGCGGTCACTCTCGTGTTGCGAAGGCGCGGTGCTGCTGGTGGATGCGTTCCAGGGTGTCGAGGCACAAACGGTCGCCAACGCCTACAACGCAATTGAGCACGACCTGGAAATCGTCCCCGTGATGAACAAGATCGACCTACATCACGCGCGGCCTGACGAAGTGAAGCAGGAAATGGAGCAGACCCTCGGGATTGACCCTGATGAGGTGCTCGGTTGCAGTGCGAAGACGGGGCTCAAATGTGATGAAGTGCTGGCCGCGGTGATCGAACGCGTGCCTCCGCCAACTGGCGACCCGAATGCACCGTTGCAAGCGATGGTGTTCGACAGCGTTTACGATGAGTTCCGTGGGGCGATCATCTACGTGCGGCTGATGAATGGCGTGGTGCGCAAAGGGCAGAAGATTCAGTTCCTGCAAGCCGGCACGACGCACGAGATCGTCGAACTGGGACAGCTCTCACCCCGTCGTGTCCAACGCGAAATGCTTTCCGCTGGACAGGTGGGGTATCTGGTTTGCAACATCAAGTCGCTCGGCCAGATACACATCGGTGATACGGTGACGGTCGCCAGTGGCGAACAGGCAAAACCGCTCGCCGGATACGAAGAGCCGAAGCGGATGGTTTTCTGCGGGCTTTACCCTTCTGATGGCCAAGACTTCGAGCAACTACGTGAAGCACTCGGTAAGTTGCAAATCAACGATCCTAGTTTCGAGTTCGAGCCGGAAACCTCAGACGCCCTCGGCTTTGGTTTCCGCTGCGGTTTTCTCGGCCTTTTACATATGGAAATCGTCCAGCAGCGTTTGGAGCAAGAGGCGGACATCGATTTGGTCCAAACCGCTCCGAACGTCACCTATCGCATCCAAACCAAGGATGGGACTTGGGAGGAAGTCCATACGCCCACGCGCGTCCCTGACGTCGGCGACATCGAGGAGTTCCAACAGCCCATCGTCCGGGTGAGTTTCGTTGTGCCCGAAGAGTATGTCGGCGGCATCATGAAGCTGTGTGCGGATCGTCGGGGAATCTTCGTGCGGCAAGAGTACTTGTCTCCCACACGGGTCATGTTGGTTTACGACATTGCCCTGGCCGAAGTCGTTTACGACATGCACGATAAGCTGAAAAGTACGACCCGCGGCTACGGCACGATGGATTACGAGCTACGCGGCTACGAGACGGGCGAACTGGTACGGCTTGATATTCTGGTCAAGAACGAACGCGTCGATGCTCTCTCAATCGTCTGCGACCGCCGTGATGCCGACACCCGCGGTCGTGCGGTGATCAAGAAGCTGAAGAAAGAGATCCCCCGTCACATGTTCGAGGTCGCCCTGCAAGCGGCCATCGGCACCCGCATCATCGCCCGCGAGACGATCAGCGCGATGCGTAAGAACGTGACTGCCAAATGCTACGGTGGCGATATTAGCCGGAAACGCAAGCTTTGGGAAAAGCAGAAGGAAGGCAAGAAGCGAATGAAGTCGATCGGCTCGGTCGACATTCCGCAGAAAGCGTTCCTGGCAGTGTTGGAGACGGGGGAGGAGGAGAAGAAGTGAGTGGGCAGCACTTCTTGCGACGTTGTAGCCCACATCCTCTTAGTCTACGACTATCTCGTTGGATTATTCAAGCTGAGAGGTCCGTATCAGGTCGTTGAGTAATCTATTAAACTTTGCGTAGTTAGGCTTCCTTAATTTCTTCTTCAGATCGTACGAGATCAAGGGCGAGAGACTGTGGGAGAGAAGCAAGAGGCAAAACCCAATCGACTGAAGCACTATGTTTTCTGGGCGGCAGTCGGCTTCGGCGTCGTCATGGCGCTGACATCCTTTTTGCCTCTATTGCCGGTCAATTGGTGGTGGGTTCGCATCGGGGACTTCCCGCGGTTGCAACTTCTCATCGGCTCTTTAATCGCGATGGGTATGTTGGCTCCTTTTTGGCGACGTCGGTTCACGAAGTCGCTCATGCTGCTGTTGCTTCTGGGTGTGGGAATCCAAGTCTATTGGATTTCGCCCTATCTGCCCTGGGCACCTGTCGAGGTGGAAGACGCCAAGTCGCAAGACAAATCTACGCACGTGCGGATTCTTGCCGCAAACGTACTGCAAGAGAACGATCAGGCAGACGCCTTGCTCGAGTTGATTACCGAGGTCGATCCGGACGTGATCACCTTATGTGAAGTGAACCAGCGTTGGATAGATGATCTCTCAGCATTGGAAAAAGACTACCCTCACTTCCTCAAGCATCCCCAGGACAACACGTACGGCATCGCCATCTACTCAAGGCTACCGCTCATTGATCCCCAAGTGCGGACGCTTGTGAAAGAAACGATCCCCTCGATCGATACCCGTGCGAGGCTTCCCTCAGGCCATGAGGTGCGAGTTTTCGTCGTCCATCCAAATCCGCCCCGCCCTGGCGAATCAACCGCAAAGCGGGATGCTGAACTGATTCTTGTGGGACGTGAAATCGAGGAGGATGCGAGTGCGATCGTAATGGGCGACCTCAACGATGTTGGCTGGTCACGAACCACGAACCTCTTTCAAGAAGTGAGCGATTTGATTGACCCCAGAAAAGGGCGTGGCCTCTATCCCACCTACAATGCCAAGTCGATGATTTGGCGTTACCCACTCGACTACTGCTTTCATTCAGATGATTTTCGCCTCGTGCAGATGGAAACACTTCGTGATATCGGCTCCGACCATTTCCCACTCTACGTGGAACTGAGCCACGAGCCGGATGCCCGTGATGAACAGGCCGCTCCGCATTTGGACCAGGGCGACCAAGAGGACGCTGAGCAGGCTGTCGAAACGGCTAAAGAAGAAGGCCACAATGTTGAGGATTCTGAGTGAACTCAAGCGTCGCCTAGTTCTCAATTTTCTATTGTAATTAGAGACTCGTACACATCCTCAGCTGAATCGAAAACCGGTGGGGCTAAGTCCAGTGAGTACGACGCTGCTGGCAGCCGGGGCAGTTTGAATTCGAGCTGCGAGCTTGCCCCAGGTAGCAGCCAACGACCGAACCCGGCAGCGGCTTGCCATTTTCTTCCTTGAGAATCTACAAGCGTGAGTTGCGTTTGGAGCAGAGCGTGTCGAGTCCCCTCATTCTTAGTAGGAACCAGGAGGATGGTATTCTCGTTGGTTTGCAAGTAGTGAGCTGATCCGAACTGAATGCGGGCCACGGAGCTTTCATCGGCGATCAGACCCACTGGCAATTCGACACGTCCTCCCTGAACTGTTTCTGTTGGAACGACTTCGGCGACGAGTTTGCCGTAGCGGTTATCTTGAACGTTCGTGCCACCGCGGTAAGCGACCAGCACGTTACGTTTCCTCCCGGGAGCGAGCGTAAATTGCTGAGGCCGGATCATGAGCCACGCGTCGGCGTCCGGGGCCGACAACTGAACCGTGACGGCTTGTGGACCGCGGTTATGGAATTGCAGCGGCACACGCCGCCGCCCGCCGCGTAAAGTCGACAGCTCAATTTGCCGTGGCGAGACTTCTAACGAGCGAACGACTTCCGCCACGAGCGATCGCTGGGCGGGAAAATCGTTCTCACCGACGGTCAGCGGAAAGCGTTGCTCGGTCGCCTGAGCTCCTGTCCCTTTTCGCTGCACCGCCAGTTGGTATTTGCCGGGGAACAAGGGTGCGGGAACGGGGGCGACGACCTGTACCTTGCTGCCGGTTAGCAAATGCACCTGACGGCGGGTTTTCTCGGGCTGGTTCTGACGCACGGACATGTACATCGGAAACGGCGTGGTGACGGGCTCGCCCTCGGCATTGAGGACCCGCCCCAGGATCTCCGTATGGACGCTACCGCTGCGGGTGGCGTCGAGCTGACAACTTGCCCAGGCGCTTCCCTCGCGATCAAGGAGTTTCCCATCGCGGATCGCCAAATCGGTACTCGCAGCCCCCTGACGGCAGTTGGCTTCCAATCGCAAAAGGTAGCGCGTGACGAAACGCACACGACCTCCCACGCGATCGCTCGACTGGCCGTTTTCGGCTTCTAAGGCAGCCCCGGAATCAGTCACCAATAAACCCGCCATGAAGAAGTCGCTCTTGGTGGCGGGTAATTGCCAGGCGCCGCGAACCTCAGTGCTTTCGCCAGCGCGAAGTCGCACGCGCGATTTCGTGAGCAGTCGGATGTCGCCAGTGATGCGTGCTTGGACGTCAGGCAGAATCAGTCCCCGACCGTCTTGTTGGAGACCCACTGGATGGATCATCACGTCGAGCGGCTTGTCGAACGCTTCTAAGGTGATCGAGAAACGCACCTCTTGCCCGGGCCGTGCATTGGCCTGCACGACAAGTGGCGTCATGCGGAAGGAAGGTTTCGGCTGAACCCGCTTCTCGACGCGTGCCCCGGTCGCCTGGCTAATGAGGAGTAAGCTCAGCGTTGTCGCCAAGGTGAAGCGGCAATGCTTCCTCGTTGATTCTGGTGCCAGCATGAGCACAGTCCTTTACGATGCGCGGCGAAATGAAGATCGCCACTTCGACTTTCTGATCCTGCCGTTCCACGCGTTGGAATAACTTTCCGGCTAGCGGGATGCGGCTCAGCACAGGGACGCGGTTATGGACGTTCACTTTCTGGCGTTGGGTCAGTCCGCCGATCACGATCGTGTGACCGTCGAGCACGTGTACCGTGGTCGAAACGCTCCGTCGATTGATCAACGGGAAGCGATCGTCCGAGCCGGCCTGGGTTTCGTCCGCTCGGATGTCCTCGCTCACCTCGGCCCGTTCGATATCGACAACCACGTTGGGTTCTCTCACCCGCGGCACGATGTCGAGCATGATCCCCGAGGACACCTGCTGGACATCCTGCCGATAGAGAAAGTTGTTCGTCTCGGGTTGGACGCTGAAGAACGTATCACGCCCGATGTGAATCCGCGCCTGTTTGCCATCCTGAGCCATCACGCGGGGAGCGGCACGGATTTTCACGTAGCCTTTTTGCTCGAGTGCTTTTAGTAGTGAACTGGTAACGCGGAAGTCGTTCAGACTGTTTGCCGCGGGGGCCCCGAACTTGCCAGCGATGCTCAAGCTGTTGAGTGCGACATCGGCCGATTTCCCGAACACGTGGACGCCACTCTCCATGTTGAAGCCGAAGCGGAAATTCGTCTCGGGCGAATAGACGCAAATGAGCGCTTCGAGAACTACCTGCGGCACCGGTTGGTCGAGCTCTTCCAACTCGCTCAGCACATGTCGAGCTTGTTGCTCGGGTGCCTCAACAATTAACCAACCTCCTTGGGGGGAGATGCGAACGAACTTCTGGTAACGCTTTGGGAGCGTCTTGGCGAGTTCCTCGGGGTCGCGGTGATAGGCGGAAAAGCGAAAGCGCTCGGCGATCTCGGGAAACAGTGCAGAATCGGGATCGGGCACGCCGACGTAGACCGTTTCGCCCACATTCCGGAAGACGAACCCCAGCGGATGAAGCACCTGAACGAGCGACTCCTCGAAGGTACGCTCTTCTATGTTCGCTGAGACCGTGCCGCGGACTTGATCATCCACGATCAGTCGCACACCGGCTTGCGTGGCCAAGGATTGCAACGCTTCGCGAACGTCCGTTTCAATGAAGGTGTCGCTGACTAGCGAGCTTTCCGGCAGTGGCAGAGGTTCCGCGTTGTTGTCTGCTTCGGTGGGGATTGGCTGTTCGAGCGGACTCGAATTCGCCCAGTGTGCGGCTTGCTCGACTCTGGGGATGCTGGGGAACCATGACTCTGGATTTCGATCGTTCGCACTGGCGATCCGTTCGACTCGGGGCAATCGCTGCGAGGCGATCGCGATGGCGGATGGCTCACTGACGGTTCCTTCGACACGCGTGGAGAAATCTTCTGGGAACTGAAACGCCGTTCGCTCGCCTCCACCGGGCCAGTTCTTGTCTTCGATTTCGTCCGCCGTGGCAACTTCTGTGGCGGTTGCCCGTTCGGTCAGAGCCAGCGGAGTCGGCCTCGTCGCAGAGCACCCGAGGCAACACAGGTGCGCGCTGAGCAGGCAGGTTGCCAGCCGAAGAATCGCGTTGTGTTGGTTGGGTGTGGACATAGCATTGTCGAGAGCAGACTACCACTTCGGCAGTTGCTGTGTTCGCTCAGTTCTGAGAAGACTTGGGATAAGTTACGAGAGCAGGTATTCAATGAGGTCGAATCGTAAGGTCGTTATTCGATGTCAATCTGGAGATGCTATTTGCAGTTGCTATTTTGCCGTGATCGTGGCGGTGATTGTTGCGCAGTAGTCGCCTGGGATCAGTGTGCTTTCGTCACCTGTGATGAAGGAGATCACCAAGGCAAGGGTTGCATTGCCGGGACCGGTTGACTCTGCGACGACGGTGGCGGTTTCGTCGGGGATTAAGTTGCCGAAGTCGGTCTGGTCAGTCGCCGCTGTCACCGCCCAAGCAGCGGCAGGGTCCGTCGTCAGCACGGCCAGCGAGAGGCCGATGTCACGCTTTTCCAGTGGCAGTGTCTGATGAACCATCGCCGTAGTGGTCTCGAAGGTGCAAGTGGCACCATCCACGTCGTTGGAGATGACGGTCATCACGGCAGGTGCGAATTCTTTGATGCCGCTCAACCCATCATGCGTGAGAGGCACGGTCGCCACCGGAGCGATTACCGACAAGGCGGTTCCTACGGTGACGCAGAACTCAGTCGTTGCCGTTGTGTCCGCGCGCAGTGTATTCGTTGGCCAAACGCTTACAGCGGCAACAATTAGAAAACCGATAGCACGAGAATTCCTGAGCATGAGTTCCCCTCCCTGGGTCTCATTCATTTGGGCAATCAATCGACTAGAAATGCAGGTGCGAGCGCTGCCCCAGCACTCGCACCCGCTTCGCTCCTTCAAGGCTGGCACTGCCAGCCTTTCTGGGTGTTGCGATTTTGTTAGTATCGTAATGATTTCCCCCACGAATTGAGGGAAGGCTTAGTGAGTCAGTCACAGCAGCCTTGCGTAAAAGCGCGAGAAGTTCGTATACCCCTTAAAGACTAGGGGGTTGCGGACAAACGCCGCAAAGAAATTTTTTGCTCGAACCAAGTGAATACCCTAAAGGCGATGGAAAGCGACTGGGTGCTAACCACCAGAGTAGGGTTTGATCGCTGCGGTTTGCCCACCTAGGCTGCTTGGTTGCGAGCTTCGGCCCTCGGCACAGCTAAGATATCAAAGTGCTTTTCGGCGGTGAGTTTTTCTCGCGAGATGCTTGCACCTTGAGGACTCTCTCCACCTTCGTAGCGGAACACTTCAAAGCCATTATCTGCTAGCAAGTCGAAGAGTTCGCGACGTTCGCTAGCAAGCAACTTACGGAAGACTTCGGTCCGGATCACGGGCCGGGTGTCCAGCAGAATGGGCAGAATGGATTTGAGGATTGCGCAGTCGTAGCCTTCGGCATCGACTTTCACGTAGGCGAGTTTGGGAAGCCAGCCGGCGAACTCGTCACGCAGCAGATTCGCGAGAATCCGACCTTTGACTTTCAGCGCGTGCTTACGACGAAACAACGGCCAACGCTGCTGCGAGCGGAATCCACCGTTACAGAACGAGGCGTCGCTGTAGTGGAACACGAAGTTGCCATCATGCTCAGTCGCCGCCAGGCATTGTGGAACGATATGGGTCTTGTCGAGGTTCAGGCCCGCGTTCTCCTTAAGGATCTCGAAGACGTAAGGATTTGGCTCTAAAGCCAGCACACAGCCCTGCTTTCCCGCCGCCAGGGCCATCGGGACGGTCGTATCCCCCGTGTGGGCACCAATGTCGATGGCAAAGTCTCCGGGGCGGATGAACTGCTTGAGGCCATCGATCTCGCTCTGGTCGATCGACTTGGTGGTCTCGTAAGGGTGGAGCCACTGGGCGTAGTCGACGCTTCCCTCTTGGGGCAATTCGAACGTGGAGACTTGGCTGCCCCATTGAGCAAAGGGGACTTTTTCGCGACGTTTGAAGAGTCTGGAAAGCGACATGGTCGAACCTCAGGGAAAAACGAAATCGAAACTCTAGCCACGGTCGTACCGACCGACGGTTGCGCGGCAAAGAACACTACCAGACCAAAAGTTCGGATGCACGAGAGGTTTCCCCAGTGCTAGCTTCCACTGGGCCTCTTCTTCTTGCGATTTGATCGGCACAATAGGCCGCTCTCCGACCGTTTGTGGCCCTTTGCCCTGCTAGGGTAAGATGAAGGCATGAGTGCTAGCGAACTCTCTCTGGAAACCACGAGTAGCCCCTATTGGGTGGCGGCTCGCTGGGTGCTACGCCTCGGAGTTTGCCTGCAGGCAATTGGGCTGGCTCAGTGGTGGATCAACTACGAACAACTACCGTTGGATGAATGGCTGTGGGTCGGCGAGGAAGGCGGGGGATTGGGCTGGAGCGAGACCGAAGCACTCGCCTTGCAGAAGCAGCTCGGATGGTTGGCACTTGTCTGCGGATTGCTCAGCTTGGTACGACCTTGCCTGTTGGTTACGGGTCCGTTGGTTTTGCTTGAAGGGCTTTTGCTCTTTGCGATGCTGAAGACCAACTACGGCTACTCACTAGAGCGCAACTGGGTCGCCCCGCATGTTGAACGTTGGTTTCCGCTGGGAGGTCATGCCGCACGAGTCGTCGCTCCACTGGGGCTGATTCTTATTGACCCGTTTTGGGGCTTCTGGCGGAAAGGGACGAACTTGTCCCCGAAAAGCATTCGTGCTTTTTCGGGGATGCAGCTCATGCGTATGGCGATCGCTTGTACGTTCGCCATTCACGGCATGGAAGCGCTTCAGCTGAAAGGCACCTTTCTAGACCTGTTGATCGGGACCTCGCAGCGTTGGTTCGGTTGGGACATGTCCCAGATTGTGGCGGAGCAAATCCTGACGATCGTCGGCTATGTTGACTTGGCCGTTGCGGGCGGCTGCTTGATGGTACGGTCGCGGCTCGTCTGTGGGTGGTTGGCGGTTTGGGGATTCGTGACTGCATTGAGTCGGATCACTGCAGGGGGCTTGGAGAATCACTGGCACGAAACCCTGTGGCGTGCCTCACACTTTTGTATCCCGATAGCTCTCGGGCTGTATTGGCATATTCTCAGAAAGAAGTAAGAAGGTCGTATGATCGAGTACAAGAACGTTAGAAACTTTACTTTCGGCGCTCGCTCGCTGGCCTGCCTAGTCGCTGGCTTATGCTTCGCCGCAATGCTTGTGTCCGTGCAGGGCGCTCAAGGTGATGTTACCGAAGCATCGGCAGCCCCTCAACAGTGGCGCTGCGTTTGGACCTCGGACCCAAGCACCACCGCTCTGATTAGTTGGAATACCAACAACGCTGGACAGGTCCATCAGGTTCATTACCGTAGGGTTGATGGAAACGGGGCGGCCGAATGGAGCGTGCAAGAATCGCATCGCGACGGCCAGTATTCTAGCAAGGCGGTTGAACTGTTTTACCATCACGTTCGTCTGACGGGGCTTGCTCCTGACACAACCTACGAGCTTTCGATGGAAAGCGACGGAGAGAAGTCTCCCACGTTCCATTTCAAAACGGCACCTGCAGAGGATAAGCCCCTGGCGGTGATTTTCGGCGCGGATTCGCGTTCCGGCTTGAAGGAGCGACGGCGGATGAACGCGATGCTCTCACGCATGCTTGCCGAGTCGCAAACGGAAGACAAAACACCGATCATCGCGTTTTCGCACGGAGGTGACTTTGTCGTTAATGGGAACGATCTTAAGCAATGGTCCCGGTGGATGAGTGATTATGAGCTGACCACGACCGACAAAGGTCAACTTCTGCCAATCATTCCCACACGAGGCAATCACGACCACGGGCCTTTGTTTAACGAGGTTTTCGACTTTCCCAAGGGCGACAAGAACTATTATGCCATAGACGTTGGGCCGCAGATTCGCTGGGTGATCCTCAACACGGAAACGAGCGTCGCCGGCAATCAAGCGAAGTGGTTGCGTGAGGAATTGGCTGCCTCACGGCCTAAGTATCGGTGGATCGTTCCGCAGTACCACCGCCCGGCTTTTCCAGCGGTAAAAGCACCGGGACGCGCGCTGATCCACTGGGTTCCGCTATTCGAGAAATACAACGTCGACTTGGTTTGCGAAGGGGACGGTCACAACATCAAACGAACGCCGCCAATTCGTAACAACCGCATCGATCCAACGGGAGTTGTTTATATCGGCGAGGGGGGGCTAGGCGTCGGGCAGCGCACGCCGAAACTCGACCTTTGGTACTTGCGTCCCCCGCAGGCGAAAGCGGGGCAAGGTCACCACGTCCAACTGCTTTCCTTCGACGAAGAGTCGATCACCTATCGAGTCGTGCTGTTGGATGAGGGTGAAGGCAGCAAGATTTTTGATGAGCATCGTCTGGCTGCGCGGAAGCCTGATGCAAAAAAGGAGAAATAGCAGCAGACTATGCATAGTCCCCTTCCATATAGGGCTATTCGCTACGCAGTGGGAGTCCTTACTCTCTCGCTGATCCTCCGCACTTGGGTCGCAATGGGGCTCGTCGAACCGGTCACGGTTTCTGGCACTTCGATGGAACCGGCCGTGCCAGAGGGGAGTCGGCTTGTTATTGATCGAGCGGTCTTGCTGCAGACCTTGGACCGCTGGCAGGTCATCGTGTTGCGATCTCCCGTCGATGGCCAGCTTGCGGTGAAACGAGTCGTCGGGCTGCCGGGTGAGCGGATCGATCTGCGAGAGGGCAAGTTGATCGTGAATGGGAAGATCGAGCATCATCCGCTCTCGAAAAAGCGAACCTGGCACAGACGAGTCGGGGACC encodes:
- a CDS encoding type II and III secretion system protein encodes the protein MSTPNQHNAILRLATCLLSAHLCCLGCSATRPTPLALTERATATEVATADEIEDKNWPGGGERTAFQFPEDFSTRVEGTVSEPSAIAIASQRLPRVERIASANDRNPESWFPSIPRVEQAAHWANSSPLEQPIPTEADNNAEPLPLPESSLVSDTFIETDVREALQSLATQAGVRLIVDDQVRGTVSANIEERTFEESLVQVLHPLGFVFRNVGETVYVGVPDPDSALFPEIAERFRFSAYHRDPEELAKTLPKRYQKFVRISPQGGWLIVEAPEQQARHVLSELEELDQPVPQVVLEALICVYSPETNFRFGFNMESGVHVFGKSADVALNSLSIAGKFGAPAANSLNDFRVTSSLLKALEQKGYVKIRAAPRVMAQDGKQARIHIGRDTFFSVQPETNNFLYRQDVQQVSSGIMLDIVPRVREPNVVVDIERAEVSEDIRADETQAGSDDRFPLINRRSVSTTVHVLDGHTIVIGGLTQRQKVNVHNRVPVLSRIPLAGKLFQRVERQDQKVEVAIFISPRIVKDCAHAGTRINEEALPLHLGDNAELTPH
- a CDS encoding endonuclease/exonuclease/phosphatase family protein; translated protein: MGEKQEAKPNRLKHYVFWAAVGFGVVMALTSFLPLLPVNWWWVRIGDFPRLQLLIGSLIAMGMLAPFWRRRFTKSLMLLLLLGVGIQVYWISPYLPWAPVEVEDAKSQDKSTHVRILAANVLQENDQADALLELITEVDPDVITLCEVNQRWIDDLSALEKDYPHFLKHPQDNTYGIAIYSRLPLIDPQVRTLVKETIPSIDTRARLPSGHEVRVFVVHPNPPRPGESTAKRDAELILVGREIEEDASAIVMGDLNDVGWSRTTNLFQEVSDLIDPRKGRGLYPTYNAKSMIWRYPLDYCFHSDDFRLVQMETLRDIGSDHFPLYVELSHEPDARDEQAAPHLDQGDQEDAEQAVETAKEEGHNVEDSE
- the lepA gene encoding translation elongation factor 4; this translates as MSTASPQTGSSSSKPRPKGAVDPQLVRNFSIVAHIDHGKSTLADRLLEVTGTVSKREMKEQLLDDMELERQRGITIKSRAVSMKYEHEGKEYELNLIDTPGHVDFQYEVSRSLSCCEGAVLLVDAFQGVEAQTVANAYNAIEHDLEIVPVMNKIDLHHARPDEVKQEMEQTLGIDPDEVLGCSAKTGLKCDEVLAAVIERVPPPTGDPNAPLQAMVFDSVYDEFRGAIIYVRLMNGVVRKGQKIQFLQAGTTHEIVELGQLSPRRVQREMLSAGQVGYLVCNIKSLGQIHIGDTVTVASGEQAKPLAGYEEPKRMVFCGLYPSDGQDFEQLREALGKLQINDPSFEFEPETSDALGFGFRCGFLGLLHMEIVQQRLEQEADIDLVQTAPNVTYRIQTKDGTWEEVHTPTRVPDVGDIEEFQQPIVRVSFVVPEEYVGGIMKLCADRRGIFVRQEYLSPTRVMLVYDIALAEVVYDMHDKLKSTTRGYGTMDYELRGYETGELVRLDILVKNERVDALSIVCDRRDADTRGRAVIKKLKKEIPRHMFEVALQAAIGTRIIARETISAMRKNVTAKCYGGDISRKRKLWEKQKEGKKRMKSIGSVDIPQKAFLAVLETGEEEKK
- a CDS encoding UbiD family decarboxylase; the protein is MGYRSLRQCVTDLEGQGELVRVDAPIDAHLEAAEIQRRVFAAGGPALLFTNVTGCQFPMVSNLFGTIERARYIFRDGLAAVSQLVEVKADPPAAMQKPWKYWKLPFYALSMLPKYVRSGPILQNETTLSNLPQLQSWPEDGGPFVTLPAVYSEDPRKPNLHNSNLGMYRVQIAGNQYEPDQELGLHYQIHRSIGVHHQAAIQTGKPFRVNIFVGGPPSLPLAAVMPLPEGMSELTFAGALNRRRSRMIRRGEHPAIYAECDFCITGTIDPERMLPEGPFGDHLGYYSLQHPFPVMKVEHVYHRNDAIWPFTVVGRPPQEDTIFGQLIHEMTGPLIPTVLPGVHGVHAVDAAGVHPLLLAMGSERYMPMTATGEPNNPAPQELLTQAHAILGQGQLSLAKFLLIANQADDPQLDLHDEGAFLRHLLARADWRRDLHFQTATTIDTLDYSGDGFNSGSKVVMAAVGPARHELATEIPDGLRLTAPFRNPRVALPGVLAVEGPACPAPSFDYEAATQARQATRDETRAQMQAFVDSYSESDPINKFRWIVVVDDTQFVSKSLRNFLWTIFTRTNPASDLYGIASNTVNKHWGCAGALVFDARIKPHHAPPLVEDPQITRRVDQLAAKGEPLHGIL